In Leisingera methylohalidivorans DSM 14336, a single genomic region encodes these proteins:
- a CDS encoding DMT family transporter, protein MPPIIIAIILSAAVLHAVWNGIVKTAADRTTTLGLVAFGQVIPSAVMITVLPLPSAESFVYILLSTVVHFGYYYMLGRAYQHGDLSVVYPIARGIVPPLVGIWAMIFAGELLPLQAWGGIAVIALGIQLSSWKALRSGVGRAALGFAAGTGICISVYSVTDGIGVRLSGNTLSYWAWGGFLHIFIAGFIAVRKRRTLAALPKRVWVLGIAGGLVSMTAYGLVLYAKNFAPLGAVSALRETSVIFAALIGFVFLKEGYWMRRLGSAVLMAAGVALIGTAV, encoded by the coding sequence ATGCCCCCTATTATCATCGCTATCATTCTGTCGGCTGCGGTATTGCATGCTGTGTGGAATGGTATTGTGAAAACGGCTGCGGACCGTACCACCACACTAGGGCTGGTCGCCTTTGGCCAGGTGATCCCCAGCGCCGTAATGATCACTGTCCTGCCGCTGCCTTCTGCAGAAAGCTTCGTTTATATCCTGCTCTCCACGGTGGTTCATTTCGGGTATTACTACATGCTTGGCCGCGCCTATCAGCACGGTGACCTTAGCGTCGTGTACCCGATTGCAAGGGGCATCGTGCCGCCGCTTGTCGGCATCTGGGCGATGATCTTCGCCGGTGAGCTGCTGCCGTTGCAGGCCTGGGGGGGGATTGCGGTGATTGCCCTTGGAATCCAGCTCAGCAGCTGGAAGGCGCTGCGCTCAGGTGTTGGGCGAGCGGCCCTCGGCTTTGCCGCAGGGACCGGAATTTGCATTTCGGTGTATTCAGTGACCGATGGTATCGGCGTGCGTTTGTCCGGCAACACACTCAGCTACTGGGCCTGGGGGGGCTTTCTGCACATCTTTATCGCTGGCTTCATAGCTGTGCGTAAGCGCCGAACCCTGGCGGCTTTGCCCAAGCGGGTTTGGGTGCTGGGAATTGCCGGAGGGCTGGTATCGATGACGGCTTACGGGCTGGTGCTTTATGCCAAGAACTTTGCCCCTCTGGGGGCCGTTTCCGCGTTGCGCGAAACTTCGGTGATCTTTGCTGCGCTGATCGGATTTGTCTTTCTCAAGGAAGGATACTGGATGCGGCGGCTCGGTTCAGCGGTCTTGATGGCCGCCGGTGTGGCCCTGATCGGGACGGCTGTTTAG
- a CDS encoding Na/Pi cotransporter family protein: MAILTFLISLAGATMLLLYAVRMVRTGIERSYGASFQRLLTGRQSHLQAGLMGLVLAIVLQSSAAVALLTSGFAASGYLAFPSGLAIVLGGDLGSALIIQILSFKLDWLVPVLLAAGGYLFVKTEAKKVRQLGRILMGVAFILISLRFLREAMDPIRDSAFLPAVAGYLARDYITAFLVGGALAFVMHSSVAAILMCVTLVQIGAIPFAAGLSLVLGANFGSAFIPVWLSRGMDLRARRIPYANLALRGTWAVICLFGANLALRQGGLGDPQGGQMLVNAHLAFNASLLVLALPVCTPLGDVFARLFPEPAQTEGNHPGRPVSALEQGSYGSPAVSVSNLKRELLRMSDQVNAMFRPILELYRSGSKEQIKIVQSMDDEVNACLSGVRKYVAAIPEDRFDKEQLKTARGLMDYAIRLETAGDVVARRLTVLAGELNKRNLNFSRDGWMEITRMHEAIMANMQLASNVLISDDLESARLLSLEKTELKRMEHDSRKRHLKRLQNGARESFDTSDIHLETLRALREFNSHIAAVAYPVLYQNGQLLETRLINEMLPEDAD; this comes from the coding sequence ATGGCAATTTTGACTTTTCTCATCAGTCTGGCGGGAGCCACGATGCTGCTGCTTTATGCAGTGCGGATGGTGCGCACCGGAATCGAGCGCAGCTATGGCGCGTCATTCCAGCGGTTGCTGACCGGCCGGCAAAGCCATCTCCAGGCGGGCCTGATGGGGCTGGTGCTGGCGATCGTTCTGCAAAGTTCGGCTGCTGTGGCGCTGCTCACCTCCGGGTTCGCAGCAAGCGGCTATCTGGCCTTTCCCTCCGGGCTGGCCATCGTTCTGGGCGGCGACCTGGGCTCGGCACTGATCATTCAGATCCTTTCCTTCAAGCTCGATTGGCTGGTGCCGGTGTTGCTGGCGGCAGGCGGATATCTGTTCGTCAAGACCGAGGCCAAGAAGGTGCGGCAGCTGGGCAGGATCCTGATGGGGGTCGCCTTCATCCTGATTTCGCTGCGTTTCCTGCGCGAGGCGATGGATCCGATCCGCGACAGCGCCTTTCTGCCGGCAGTTGCAGGCTATCTGGCGCGGGATTACATCACGGCTTTTTTGGTCGGTGGCGCACTGGCCTTTGTGATGCATTCGTCTGTTGCCGCCATCCTGATGTGCGTGACACTGGTGCAGATTGGTGCCATTCCCTTTGCCGCCGGCCTTTCACTGGTATTGGGGGCGAATTTCGGTTCTGCTTTCATTCCGGTCTGGCTGAGCCGCGGGATGGATTTGCGGGCCCGCCGCATCCCTTATGCCAACCTGGCTTTGCGCGGCACCTGGGCGGTGATCTGCCTGTTCGGCGCCAATCTGGCGCTGCGCCAAGGGGGGCTGGGGGATCCGCAAGGCGGTCAGATGCTGGTCAACGCGCATCTGGCCTTCAATGCGTCACTGCTGGTGCTGGCGCTGCCGGTTTGCACGCCGTTGGGCGATGTCTTTGCCCGGCTGTTTCCCGAACCCGCGCAGACAGAGGGAAACCATCCGGGGCGGCCTGTGAGTGCGCTGGAGCAGGGCAGCTATGGCTCGCCTGCTGTGTCTGTTTCTAATCTTAAACGCGAATTGCTGCGGATGTCGGATCAAGTCAATGCCATGTTCCGCCCGATCCTGGAACTGTACCGATCAGGCAGCAAGGAGCAAATCAAGATCGTCCAGTCGATGGACGATGAGGTCAACGCTTGCCTGTCCGGTGTCCGGAAATATGTGGCCGCGATCCCCGAGGACAGATTTGACAAAGAGCAGTTAAAGACGGCCCGCGGCCTGATGGATTATGCCATCCGCCTGGAAACCGCCGGCGATGTGGTGGCGCGCCGTTTAACAGTCCTGGCGGGAGAGTTGAATAAAAGGAATTTGAATTTTTCCAGGGACGGCTGGATGGAGATCACCCGGATGCATGAGGCAATCATGGCCAATATGCAGCTGGCCTCCAATGTGCTGATCTCTGATGATCTGGAGAGCGCGCGGCTGTTGAGCCTGGAAAAAACCGAACTGAAGCGGATGGAGCATGATAGCCGTAAACGCCACCTGAAACGGTTGCAGAATGGCGCCCGGGAAAGCTTTGACACGTCCGACATCCATTTGGAAACGCTGCGTGCCTTACGTGAATTCAACAGTCACATTGCAGCTGTGGCCTATCCGGTTCTGTACCAGAATGGCCAGCTGCTGGAGACCCGGCTGATCAATGAAATGCTGCCGGAAGACGCAGACTGA
- a CDS encoding DeoR/GlpR family DNA-binding transcription regulator: MRTGSFLSDSLSLSHRELELVDALRRLGGSARSAELAKMLDVSEETVRRTIKALNKVGAVQRVHGGAFLPGPQSATSFARRISENQKEKARIAARIAAHARDGMALFLDVGSTTAFVAEELRQKTGLIVVTNSIGAAQALANHNGNRVHLLGGELQSNERGTFGFVAEQQVRRFALDLAILSADAFSAKQGVLYHSAAEAQLAGVVADCAEQVAVAVVHPKFAESAPHCGPAPRKIDALFTDRRPDKKLSAALADWGVKVDVAQGGNDD; encoded by the coding sequence ATGCGAACAGGCTCATTCTTGTCGGACTCACTTTCTCTCTCTCATCGCGAATTGGAACTGGTGGACGCTTTGCGGCGTTTGGGCGGCTCGGCCCGCAGCGCAGAGCTTGCAAAAATGCTTGATGTGTCCGAGGAAACTGTGCGCCGCACCATCAAGGCGCTGAATAAGGTTGGAGCCGTGCAACGGGTGCATGGCGGAGCTTTTCTGCCGGGGCCGCAAAGCGCCACCAGCTTCGCCCGGCGGATTTCTGAGAATCAGAAGGAAAAAGCACGGATCGCGGCCCGGATCGCTGCACATGCTCGTGATGGCATGGCGCTGTTCCTGGATGTCGGTTCTACCACTGCATTTGTTGCGGAGGAGCTGCGGCAGAAGACCGGGCTGATCGTGGTCACAAATTCTATCGGAGCTGCGCAGGCGCTGGCAAACCACAATGGCAACAGGGTGCATCTGTTAGGTGGTGAATTGCAGAGCAATGAGCGCGGCACATTTGGTTTTGTGGCTGAGCAGCAAGTCCGGCGGTTTGCGCTGGATCTGGCGATACTGTCTGCGGACGCATTTTCTGCCAAACAAGGCGTGCTCTATCACAGTGCGGCCGAGGCCCAGCTGGCTGGGGTGGTTGCCGATTGCGCAGAGCAGGTGGCGGTGGCTGTCGTCCATCCCAAGTTTGCGGAATCAGCGCCGCATTGCGGCCCCGCTCCACGCAAGATCGATGCGCTGTTTACGGACCGCAGACCTGACAAGAAACTCTCTGCAGCGCTGGCAGACTGGGGGGTGAAGGTGGACGTTGCCCAGGGTGGCAACGATGACTGA
- the glyA gene encoding serine hydroxymethyltransferase produces the protein MSKDLFFTQALSERDPELYASITAELGRQRDEIELIASENIVSAAVMEAQGSVLTNKYAEGYPGRRYYGGCQYVDVAENLAIDRAKQLFGCEYANVQPNSGSQANQGVFQALIQPGDTILGMDLASGGHLTHGARPNQSGKWFNAVHYGVRESDNLIDYDQIQALATEHQPKLIIAGGSAIPRQIDFARFREIADSVGAYFMVDMAHIAGLIAAGEHPSPFPHAHVATTTTHKTLRGPRGGMIVTNDEAIAKKVNSAIFPGIQGGPLMHVIAGKAAAFGEALKPEFKAYQKQVRANAAALADQLIQGGLDIVTGGTDTHVMLVDLRPKGVTGNIADKALGRAHITTNKNGIPFDPEKPTVTSGLRLGTPAGTTRGFGEAEFRQIADLIIEVIDGLAANGEDGNADVEAAVRAKVADLCARFPLYPNL, from the coding sequence ATGTCCAAAGATCTCTTTTTCACCCAAGCGCTGTCGGAGCGCGATCCTGAACTTTATGCCTCGATCACAGCCGAGCTGGGCCGCCAGCGCGACGAGATCGAGCTGATTGCCTCCGAGAACATCGTCTCGGCCGCGGTGATGGAAGCGCAAGGCTCGGTGCTGACCAACAAATACGCCGAAGGCTACCCGGGGCGCCGCTACTATGGCGGCTGCCAGTATGTCGATGTCGCCGAAAACCTCGCCATCGACCGCGCCAAGCAGCTGTTCGGCTGCGAATACGCCAACGTGCAGCCGAACTCCGGCAGCCAGGCGAACCAGGGTGTGTTCCAGGCGCTGATCCAGCCCGGCGACACCATTCTGGGCATGGATCTGGCCTCCGGCGGCCACCTGACCCACGGCGCCCGCCCGAACCAGTCGGGCAAGTGGTTCAACGCTGTTCACTACGGTGTGCGCGAAAGCGACAACCTGATCGACTACGACCAGATCCAGGCCCTCGCGACCGAGCACCAGCCCAAATTGATCATCGCCGGCGGTTCCGCCATCCCGCGCCAGATCGACTTTGCCAGATTCCGGGAAATCGCCGACAGCGTCGGCGCCTATTTCATGGTCGACATGGCCCATATCGCGGGTCTGATCGCTGCCGGTGAGCATCCCTCGCCGTTCCCGCACGCGCATGTGGCCACCACCACCACCCACAAGACCCTGCGCGGCCCGCGCGGCGGCATGATCGTGACCAATGACGAGGCGATCGCCAAGAAAGTGAACTCGGCGATCTTCCCCGGCATCCAGGGCGGCCCGCTGATGCATGTGATCGCCGGCAAGGCGGCGGCCTTCGGCGAGGCGCTGAAGCCGGAGTTCAAGGCCTACCAGAAGCAGGTCCGCGCCAACGCAGCCGCGCTGGCGGATCAGCTGATCCAGGGCGGGCTGGACATTGTCACCGGCGGCACCGATACCCACGTCATGCTGGTTGACCTGCGCCCCAAAGGCGTCACCGGCAACATCGCTGACAAGGCGCTGGGGCGGGCCCATATCACCACCAACAAGAACGGCATCCCGTTCGACCCGGAAAAGCCCACCGTGACCTCCGGCCTGCGTCTGGGCACGCCGGCAGGCACCACCCGCGGCTTCGGCGAGGCAGAGTTCCGCCAGATCGCCGATCTGATCATCGAGGTGATCGACGGGCTGGCCGCCAACGGTGAAGACGGCAATGCGGATGTGGAGGCCGCGGTGCGCGCCAAGGTTGCGGATCTCTGCGCCAGGTTCCCGCTGTACCCGAACCTGTAA
- a CDS encoding phosphoenolpyruvate carboxylase: MGDPAENTPEGTEETGYAAELRSELRTLWLDVLRQRAPEVAERAIGEPAWDLADGQPETAYMQAFNIWFQLLKIVEENAAMRDRRLAETQDGPEVVEGSFARALDLAGELATPERLQEVASQFSIGPTLTAHPTEAKRVTILEIHRRIYRGLVSLEAKRWTPRERADLLEDLRSEIDLLWMTGELRRERPSLQDEIQWGLQFFRDSLYEAVPQLFERYIAAAEPRLGATADAPCVKFHSWIGGDRDGNPNVTVEATAEALTANRAAILKRYQKALTTAAERISISADVFALPDSASARLAVIIEAAPGMAGLAARNPGEVFRQALTAILARIKATAAEDPGAYPHLGDFISDLTRVEEALEEIGANRLAARYVRPIRWQADVFGFRTVTLDIRQNSTVTTETLTEIWARSGEVPDFGSAEWSARLRRELGSASLAYVMPDELSPQSGELLKLLRLMRDAGAGEDPQAMGPFILSMTRSTDDLLGVYLLARYAGFGAEKAALKVVPLFETIGDLRAAPGILNGLLAVPFARRSLKSGDNRIEVMLGYSDSNKDGGFLCSTWELEKAQRLITRTLAAHRMKPVFFHGRGGSVSRGGAPAERAIAAQPAGTIAGQMRITEQGEVVSSKYANRGTALHQLELMASSVLRHSLQEDTPPVNPEHDDAFEALAGMSQAAYSNLLNAPGFLDYFQQASPVEELAMLKIGSRPARRFGAGSLDDLRAIPWVFAWSQNRHMITGWYGFGSAVASFRKFRGARGDAVLQDMFRNSPLFRLVVDEVEKTLLQSDMEIAADYATLVQDAEIRERIFGTIRNEYQLAREAILFLTRDTGLANRFPRLRARFGQVETMLREIHKTQVRLLREERAEKPSTVPVPLMQSMNCVAAGLGWTG; encoded by the coding sequence ATGGGAGATCCGGCCGAAAACACCCCCGAAGGAACTGAAGAAACCGGCTATGCCGCGGAACTCCGTTCTGAGCTGCGCACCCTGTGGTTGGACGTCCTGCGCCAGCGCGCGCCTGAAGTGGCGGAAAGAGCCATCGGCGAACCCGCCTGGGATCTGGCCGATGGCCAGCCCGAAACCGCGTATATGCAGGCCTTCAACATCTGGTTCCAGCTGCTGAAGATCGTCGAGGAAAACGCCGCCATGCGCGACCGCCGCTTGGCTGAAACCCAGGACGGGCCGGAAGTGGTCGAAGGCAGCTTTGCCCGCGCCCTCGATCTGGCCGGCGAGCTGGCTACGCCCGAACGGCTGCAGGAGGTGGCCAGCCAGTTTTCGATCGGCCCGACGCTGACCGCCCATCCGACCGAAGCCAAGCGGGTTACCATCCTGGAAATCCACCGCCGCATCTACCGCGGGCTGGTGTCGCTGGAGGCCAAGCGCTGGACCCCGCGCGAGCGTGCCGATCTGCTGGAGGATCTGCGCTCGGAGATCGATCTGTTGTGGATGACAGGCGAGTTGCGCCGCGAGCGGCCCAGCTTGCAGGACGAAATCCAGTGGGGTCTGCAGTTCTTCCGCGACAGCCTGTACGAGGCAGTGCCGCAGCTGTTTGAACGCTACATTGCCGCTGCCGAACCGCGGCTGGGCGCGACCGCGGACGCACCCTGCGTGAAATTCCACTCCTGGATCGGCGGCGACCGTGACGGCAACCCGAATGTGACCGTTGAGGCCACTGCCGAAGCGCTGACGGCCAACCGCGCGGCGATCCTCAAGCGCTACCAGAAGGCGCTGACCACCGCGGCTGAACGGATTTCCATTTCTGCAGATGTGTTTGCACTGCCGGACAGCGCCTCTGCCCGCCTGGCTGTTATCATTGAAGCGGCTCCCGGCATGGCTGGCCTCGCGGCCCGCAATCCGGGCGAAGTCTTCCGCCAGGCACTGACAGCCATCCTGGCCCGCATCAAGGCTACCGCTGCAGAAGACCCCGGCGCCTATCCGCACCTGGGTGACTTTATCAGCGACCTCACCCGGGTTGAGGAGGCGCTGGAGGAGATCGGCGCCAACCGTCTGGCGGCCCGCTATGTGCGTCCGATCCGCTGGCAGGCCGATGTCTTCGGCTTCCGCACAGTGACGCTGGATATCCGCCAGAATTCCACCGTCACCACCGAGACCCTGACCGAGATCTGGGCGCGCTCCGGTGAGGTGCCGGACTTCGGCAGCGCCGAATGGTCCGCCCGTCTGCGCCGCGAGCTGGGCAGCGCCTCGCTGGCCTATGTGATGCCGGATGAGCTCAGCCCGCAAAGCGGCGAGCTGTTGAAACTTCTGCGGCTGATGCGCGATGCCGGTGCGGGTGAAGACCCGCAGGCGATGGGTCCGTTCATTCTGTCGATGACCCGCTCCACTGATGACCTGCTCGGCGTCTATCTGCTGGCGCGCTATGCCGGCTTCGGGGCGGAGAAGGCGGCACTCAAGGTGGTGCCGCTGTTTGAGACCATCGGCGATTTGCGCGCAGCGCCCGGTATTCTGAATGGTCTGCTGGCTGTGCCCTTTGCCCGCCGCTCGCTGAAATCCGGCGACAACCGGATCGAGGTTATGCTTGGCTATTCCGACAGCAACAAGGATGGCGGATTCCTTTGTTCCACATGGGAGCTGGAGAAGGCGCAGCGCCTGATCACCCGCACCCTGGCGGCGCACCGGATGAAGCCGGTCTTTTTCCACGGCCGCGGCGGCTCGGTCTCCCGCGGCGGCGCCCCTGCCGAACGTGCGATCGCCGCTCAGCCCGCGGGCACCATCGCAGGCCAGATGCGGATCACCGAACAGGGCGAGGTGGTCAGCTCCAAATACGCCAACCGCGGCACCGCGCTGCACCAGCTGGAGCTGATGGCCTCTTCGGTCCTGCGTCATTCGCTGCAGGAAGACACGCCGCCGGTCAATCCGGAGCATGACGACGCCTTCGAGGCCCTCGCAGGCATGTCCCAGGCAGCCTATTCCAACCTGCTGAATGCGCCAGGTTTCCTGGATTACTTCCAGCAGGCCAGCCCGGTGGAAGAGCTGGCCATGCTCAAAATCGGCTCGCGCCCCGCGCGCCGGTTCGGCGCAGGCTCACTGGATGACCTGCGCGCCATCCCCTGGGTTTTTGCCTGGTCGCAGAACCGCCATATGATCACCGGCTGGTACGGCTTCGGCTCGGCGGTGGCCAGCTTCCGCAAGTTCCGCGGCGCGCGCGGTGATGCGGTCCTGCAGGACATGTTCAGAAACTCGCCACTGTTCCGCCTGGTGGTGGATGAGGTCGAAAAGACCCTTCTGCAAAGCGATATGGAGATTGCTGCGGATTACGCCACGCTGGTGCAGGACGCGGAAATCCGCGAGCGGATCTTTGGAACCATCCGTAACGAGTATCAGCTGGCTCGGGAGGCGATCCTGTTCCTCACCCGAGACACCGGTCTCGCCAACCGCTTCCCGCGCCTGCGCGCCCGCTTTGGCCAGGTCGAAACCATGCTGCGCGAAATTCACAAGACACAAGTGCGCCTCCTGCGGGAAGAGCGCGCCGAGAAGCCTTCAACAGTGCCGGTCCCGCTGATGCAGTCGATGAACTGCGTTGCCGCGGGGCTTGGCTGGACAGGATAG
- a CDS encoding 2-hydroxyacid dehydrogenase, with product MAKPKVLVTRRWPAAVEAQLSEAFDAVLNRDDKPLSEAELRDALTSYDAVLPTVTDKISAKSFDIAKPQARILANYGVGYSHIDMPGAAGHGMTVTNTPDVLSECTADIAMTLLLMVARRAGEGEREVRAGKWTGWRPTHLVGTKVSGKTLGIVGFGRIGQEMARRAHHGFGMNIVVQNRSRVSPDILARCNATQADSLEELMPQCDFVSLHCPGGAANRHLINTRMLNLMKPDAFLINTARGEIIDELALSRALWFETIGGAGLDVFDGEPRINPDLMDCDNLVMLPHLGSATREAREAMGFRVLDNLTDFFAGREPRDRVM from the coding sequence ATGGCAAAGCCAAAGGTTCTGGTGACCCGCCGCTGGCCCGCCGCAGTTGAGGCGCAGCTTTCTGAAGCTTTTGATGCTGTGCTGAACAGGGATGACAAGCCGCTGAGCGAAGCCGAGTTGCGTGACGCGCTGACGTCTTATGACGCGGTGCTGCCGACAGTGACAGACAAGATTTCCGCCAAGTCGTTCGATATCGCCAAGCCCCAGGCGCGTATCCTCGCCAACTATGGTGTGGGCTACTCTCATATCGATATGCCTGGTGCAGCAGGCCACGGCATGACTGTGACCAACACTCCCGATGTCCTCAGCGAATGCACCGCCGACATCGCCATGACGCTGCTCCTGATGGTCGCCCGCCGGGCAGGCGAGGGTGAGCGTGAAGTGCGTGCTGGCAAGTGGACCGGCTGGCGTCCGACCCATCTGGTCGGCACCAAAGTCTCCGGAAAGACGCTGGGCATCGTCGGTTTTGGCCGCATCGGCCAGGAAATGGCCCGTCGCGCGCACCATGGCTTTGGCATGAACATCGTGGTTCAAAACCGCTCCCGCGTGTCGCCGGATATACTGGCCCGCTGCAACGCTACTCAGGCTGACAGCCTAGAAGAGCTGATGCCGCAGTGCGATTTTGTGTCATTGCATTGCCCCGGGGGGGCTGCAAACCGGCATCTTATCAACACCCGGATGCTGAACCTGATGAAGCCGGACGCATTCCTTATTAATACGGCCCGCGGCGAGATAATCGACGAACTGGCTTTGTCCCGGGCCCTGTGGTTCGAAACCATTGGCGGCGCCGGGCTGGACGTATTCGACGGCGAACCGCGCATCAACCCGGACCTGATGGACTGCGACAACCTGGTGATGCTGCCGCATCTGGGCAGCGCCACCCGTGAAGCGCGCGAGGCGATGGGCTTCCGGGTGCTCGACAACCTGACTGATTTCTTTGCAGGGCGCGAACCGCGGGACCGGGTGATGTGA
- the sucD gene encoding succinate--CoA ligase subunit alpha, whose protein sequence is MSILLDRESKVIVQGITGKIARFHTKDMIEYGTNVVGGVVPGKGGETVEGVPVFNTVKEAVEATGANASLVFVPPPFAADSIMEAADAGISYCVCITDGIPAQDMIRVKRYMYRYPKDKRMILTGPNCAGTISPGKALLGIMPGHIYLPGTVGIIGRSGTLGYEAAAQLKELGLGISTSVGIGGDPINGSSFKDILEWFEKDPETEVIAMIGEIGGPQEAEAADYIKNHVTKPVVAYVAGLTAPKGRTMGHAGAIISAFGESASEKVEILSAAGVTVAENPAVIGETIASVMKKNAA, encoded by the coding sequence ATGAGCATCCTTCTCGATCGCGAAAGCAAAGTCATCGTCCAGGGCATCACCGGCAAGATCGCCCGGTTCCACACCAAGGACATGATCGAATATGGCACCAATGTCGTTGGCGGCGTGGTGCCGGGCAAAGGCGGCGAAACGGTTGAAGGCGTGCCCGTCTTCAACACCGTGAAAGAAGCCGTTGAAGCCACCGGCGCCAATGCCTCTCTGGTGTTCGTGCCGCCGCCGTTTGCAGCAGACTCCATCATGGAAGCGGCGGATGCGGGCATCAGCTACTGCGTCTGCATCACCGACGGCATCCCGGCTCAGGACATGATCCGCGTGAAGCGTTACATGTACCGCTATCCCAAGGACAAGCGGATGATCCTTACCGGTCCGAACTGCGCGGGCACCATCTCGCCGGGCAAGGCGTTGCTGGGCATTATGCCGGGCCACATCTATTTGCCGGGCACCGTGGGTATCATCGGCCGTTCGGGTACATTGGGTTATGAGGCTGCGGCACAGTTGAAAGAGCTGGGGCTGGGAATTTCCACTTCGGTTGGCATCGGCGGCGACCCGATCAACGGCTCCTCTTTCAAGGATATCCTTGAATGGTTTGAGAAGGATCCGGAAACCGAGGTTATCGCGATGATCGGTGAAATCGGCGGCCCGCAGGAAGCGGAAGCGGCGGATTACATCAAGAACCATGTGACCAAGCCGGTTGTGGCCTATGTCGCAGGACTGACCGCTCCCAAAGGCCGCACGATGGGCCACGCGGGTGCGATTATCTCGGCCTTTGGCGAATCCGCTTCCGAGAAGGTGGAGATCCTGTCGGCGGCTGGCGTGACCGTTGCCGAAAACCCTGCCGTGATCGGCGAAACCATCGCAAGCGTGATGAAAAAGAACGCCGCCTGA
- a CDS encoding malate--CoA ligase subunit beta yields MDIHEYQAKEVLSNFGVTVPPGALAYSPEQAAYRARELGGDKWIVKAQVHAGGRGKAGGVKLCNSEAEIYEATENLFGKKLVTHQTGPEGKGIYRVYVEGAVPIAREIYLGFVLDRSSQRVMIVASSEGGMEIEEISAERPESIVRSTVEPAVGLQDFQAREIAFKLGIEPAMTQQMVRTLKGCYQAFSELDATMVEINPLVVTSDNRVIALDAKMTFDDNALFRHPQIAELRDKSQEDPRESRAADRGLSYVGLEGNIGCIVNGAGLAMATMDTIKLAGGEPANFLDIGGGATPERVAKAFRLVMSDSNVQAVLVNIFAGINRCDWVAEGVVQALREVEVDVPVVVRLAGTNVEEGQKILAQSGLPLIRATSLMEAAERAVGAWKNDLDQNTRVRAVK; encoded by the coding sequence ATGGATATCCACGAATACCAGGCCAAGGAAGTTCTTAGCAACTTCGGCGTGACCGTACCCCCGGGCGCGCTGGCCTACAGCCCCGAGCAGGCGGCCTACCGTGCACGGGAACTGGGCGGCGACAAATGGATCGTCAAAGCCCAGGTCCACGCCGGCGGCCGCGGCAAGGCGGGCGGCGTCAAACTGTGCAACTCGGAAGCCGAGATCTATGAGGCGACCGAGAACCTGTTCGGCAAGAAGCTGGTAACCCACCAGACCGGCCCCGAAGGCAAAGGCATCTACCGTGTCTATGTCGAAGGTGCGGTGCCGATCGCCCGCGAGATCTACCTGGGCTTTGTGCTGGACCGTTCCAGCCAGCGGGTGATGATCGTTGCCTCGTCTGAGGGCGGTATGGAGATCGAAGAGATCTCTGCCGAGCGCCCCGAGTCCATCGTGCGTTCGACCGTTGAGCCGGCCGTTGGCCTGCAGGACTTCCAGGCACGCGAGATCGCGTTCAAGCTGGGCATCGAGCCGGCAATGACGCAGCAGATGGTGCGCACCCTCAAGGGCTGCTACCAGGCGTTTTCCGAACTGGACGCAACCATGGTTGAGATCAACCCGCTGGTGGTCACCTCGGATAACCGGGTCATCGCGCTGGACGCAAAGATGACCTTTGACGACAACGCCCTGTTCCGTCACCCGCAAATCGCCGAGTTGCGCGACAAGAGCCAGGAAGATCCGCGCGAAAGCCGCGCCGCTGACCGCGGCCTGTCCTATGTCGGGCTTGAGGGCAATATCGGCTGCATCGTGAACGGCGCAGGCCTGGCGATGGCGACCATGGACACCATCAAGCTGGCCGGCGGCGAGCCTGCCAACTTCTTGGACATCGGCGGCGGTGCCACACCGGAACGGGTTGCCAAGGCGTTCCGCCTGGTGATGTCCGACAGCAATGTGCAGGCGGTGCTGGTCAACATCTTCGCCGGCATCAACCGCTGCGATTGGGTGGCCGAGGGTGTCGTTCAGGCGCTGCGGGAAGTCGAAGTTGACGTGCCGGTTGTGGTCCGCCTTGCGGGCACCAATGTGGAGGAAGGCCAGAAGATCCTGGCCCAGTCCGGCCTGCCGCTGATCCGCGCAACTTCGCTGATGGAAGCCGCTGAGCGGGCCGTCGGCGCGTGGAAAAACGACCTCGACCAAAACACTCGTGTGAGGGCAGTCAAATGA